A genomic segment from Pseudomonas sessilinigenes encodes:
- the murG gene encoding undecaprenyldiphospho-muramoylpentapeptide beta-N-acetylglucosaminyltransferase codes for MGANVLIMAGGTGGHVFPALACAREFQARGYTVHWLGTPRGIENELVPAAGLPLHLINVTGLRGKGKLSLLKAPFVLLKAVLQARRIIRQLKPVCVLGFGGYVTGPGGVAARLSSVPVVVHEQNAVAGTANRLLVPLAARVCEAFPDTFGASGSRRTTGNPVRTELFLDTPREALAGRKARLLILGGSLGAEPLNKLLPEALAQVAPELRPEVFHQAGKNHDEVTAERYRAVGVEAQVQPFIKDMAQAYGWADLVVCRAGALTVSELAAAGLPSMLVPLPHAIDDHQTRNAEYLAREGAAFLMPQRTTGAADLAARLTEVLMQPERLDNMARAARRLAKPEATQDVVKICLEVAHG; via the coding sequence ATGGGCGCTAACGTGCTGATCATGGCGGGCGGCACCGGTGGCCACGTGTTCCCGGCGCTGGCCTGTGCCCGCGAGTTCCAGGCGCGCGGCTACACCGTGCACTGGCTGGGCACGCCCCGGGGTATCGAGAACGAGCTGGTTCCAGCAGCAGGCCTGCCGTTGCACTTGATCAACGTCACCGGGCTGCGCGGCAAGGGCAAGTTGTCGTTGCTCAAGGCACCTTTCGTGTTGTTGAAGGCGGTACTCCAGGCGCGGCGCATCATTCGCCAGCTCAAGCCGGTTTGCGTACTGGGTTTTGGTGGTTATGTGACCGGGCCCGGCGGTGTCGCTGCCAGATTGTCCTCGGTGCCCGTCGTCGTTCACGAGCAGAACGCAGTTGCCGGTACCGCCAATCGGCTGCTGGTGCCGTTGGCCGCCCGAGTCTGCGAAGCTTTCCCGGACACCTTCGGGGCCTCCGGTAGCCGCCGCACCACGGGCAATCCGGTACGCACCGAGCTGTTCCTCGATACACCGCGCGAGGCCCTGGCCGGACGCAAGGCGCGTTTGCTGATCCTAGGCGGAAGCCTGGGCGCAGAGCCGTTGAACAAACTGTTGCCGGAAGCCCTGGCACAGGTCGCCCCCGAGCTACGCCCGGAGGTGTTCCACCAGGCTGGCAAAAACCACGATGAAGTCACTGCAGAGCGTTATCGCGCCGTTGGCGTCGAGGCTCAGGTGCAGCCCTTTATCAAAGACATGGCCCAAGCCTATGGCTGGGCCGACCTGGTGGTCTGTCGCGCAGGTGCGTTGACCGTCAGCGAACTGGCTGCTGCCGGTCTGCCCTCGATGCTGGTGCCTCTGCCCCATGCGATCGACGATCACCAGACTCGCAATGCCGAATATTTGGCTCGTGAAGGCGCTGCTTTCCTGATGCCGCAAAGAACGACTGGTGCAGCGGACCTTGCCGCTCGCCTGACAGAGGTTTTGATGCAACCAGAACGACTCGACAACATGGCCCGGGCCGCACGCCGCCTGGCCAAACCCGAAGCGACCCAGGACGTGGTGAAGATCTGCCTGGAGGTGGCCCATGGTTGA